A window from Cryobacterium sp. SO1 encodes these proteins:
- a CDS encoding type II secretion system F family protein — translation MTLVLGSLLGAGLVLLSATLLWPATDSASHGNRLLAGWRARLAQAGFGSVPVSVFATLSGVLAIAAAALAEAVLGVRALTLVVGVVWLVLPTLIVLWRARARRRLNRTVWPDVVDHLVSAVRSGLALPDAVSSLAQAGPVVTRTAFAEFEREYRATGNFDYSVNRLKGSLADPFADRLIETLRMAREVGGSDLTLVLRSLSSWLRQDAAVRAEVEAKQSWVVNAARLGVAAPWIVLVLISSRPEAAQAFNTPAGTVVILGGLTVSVLAYRVMLIVGRLPEERRWFQ, via the coding sequence CCGACAGTGCATCCCACGGCAACCGGCTGCTGGCCGGCTGGCGGGCCCGGCTCGCGCAGGCCGGGTTCGGTTCGGTGCCGGTCTCGGTGTTCGCCACCCTGTCTGGGGTGCTCGCGATTGCGGCTGCCGCGCTCGCCGAGGCCGTGCTGGGCGTGCGGGCGCTCACCCTTGTCGTGGGTGTGGTCTGGCTGGTCCTGCCTACCCTGATTGTGCTCTGGCGGGCCCGGGCGAGGCGGCGGCTGAACCGCACCGTCTGGCCCGACGTGGTCGACCATTTGGTCTCGGCGGTGCGGTCGGGTCTGGCCCTGCCCGACGCGGTGAGCAGCCTGGCGCAGGCCGGACCAGTGGTCACCCGCACGGCGTTCGCCGAGTTCGAGCGGGAATACCGGGCCACCGGCAATTTCGACTACAGCGTCAACAGGCTCAAGGGCTCCCTCGCCGATCCCTTCGCGGATCGCCTGATCGAGACGTTGCGGATGGCGCGGGAAGTGGGCGGCAGCGACCTCACCCTGGTGTTGCGCAGCCTGTCGAGCTGGTTGCGCCAGGATGCCGCGGTGCGGGCCGAGGTGGAGGCCAAGCAGTCCTGGGTGGTGAACGCCGCCCGGCTCGGCGTGGCCGCGCCCTGGATCGTGCTGGTGCTGATCAGTAGCCGCCCCGAGGCGGCGCAGGCGTTCAACACGCCGGCCGGCACCGTCGTCATCCTCGGCGGACTCACGGTCTCGGTGCTGGCCTACCGGGTGATGCTCATCGTGGGGCGGCTGCCCGAGGAGCGGCGGTGGTTCCAATGA